The Corynebacterium glaucum genome includes a region encoding these proteins:
- a CDS encoding THUMP-like domain-containing protein, which produces MSCSHEEVAFLAANAPRIEAIAPEIALTKQSVFADRAVLDREFGDFARAVSVLIYAQRAAVGKLPAHWLTDYDAAQQATPRAVADVRAGHVREAGATLVHDVTCSVGSEAPAFADAGVAWLGSDLDRSRIAMARHNLGDSAWLAVADALAPASRADVVVADPARRADGKRITDPAKLIPPLPDLLAAHAGRELAVKCAPGIDYSEWDGLVSVVSVDGGVKEACLYTPGFGRGREAVVLREGFEERCLSTAPSTAPVKPPGAFIIEPDGAVIRAGLVSHWATRHGLWMLDEHIAFLSGDTIPAGYSGFPFIEAVPLRKLRAALAARGASSAEIVVRGVDVDPDQLRAKLKLKGGKGGKAGKGGAKLSGGAAPMAVVIARIGDSAVAHICGPRVHA; this is translated from the coding sequence TTGAGTTGTAGCCATGAAGAGGTCGCGTTCCTCGCTGCCAACGCGCCACGCATTGAGGCTATTGCGCCGGAGATCGCGCTGACGAAGCAGTCCGTGTTCGCCGACCGCGCCGTACTCGACCGCGAATTCGGCGACTTTGCCCGCGCGGTGAGTGTGCTCATTTACGCCCAGCGCGCGGCCGTCGGCAAGCTTCCTGCGCATTGGCTGACTGACTACGATGCCGCCCAGCAGGCCACCCCGCGCGCCGTGGCCGATGTGCGTGCCGGACATGTGCGCGAGGCGGGCGCGACGCTGGTCCACGACGTGACCTGCTCCGTCGGTTCCGAGGCGCCCGCGTTCGCCGACGCCGGCGTCGCCTGGCTGGGCTCCGACCTTGACCGGTCTCGGATCGCTATGGCTCGTCACAACCTCGGAGACTCGGCCTGGCTCGCCGTGGCGGACGCGCTCGCGCCTGCGAGCCGCGCCGATGTGGTGGTCGCAGACCCAGCCCGGCGCGCGGACGGCAAGCGCATCACCGACCCCGCCAAGCTCATCCCGCCGCTGCCGGACCTCCTCGCCGCGCACGCCGGTCGCGAGCTGGCCGTGAAATGTGCGCCGGGCATCGACTACTCCGAGTGGGACGGCCTGGTCAGCGTCGTCTCCGTCGACGGCGGCGTCAAAGAAGCCTGCTTGTACACCCCGGGCTTCGGCCGCGGGCGCGAGGCAGTCGTGCTCAGGGAAGGCTTCGAAGAACGATGCTTATCGACGGCCCCTTCAACGGCCCCAGTCAAACCTCCCGGCGCGTTCATCATCGAGCCAGATGGTGCCGTGATCCGCGCCGGGCTGGTGTCGCACTGGGCGACGCGTCACGGGCTGTGGATGTTGGATGAGCACATCGCGTTCTTGTCCGGCGACACGATCCCGGCTGGCTACTCAGGCTTTCCGTTCATCGAGGCAGTGCCGCTGAGGAAGCTGCGCGCCGCGCTCGCCGCGCGTGGGGCGTCGAGCGCGGAAATTGTCGTGCGCGGCGTCGACGTCGACCCCGACCAGCTGCGCGCGAAGCTCAAACTCAAGGGCGGTAAAGGCGGCAAGGCCGGCAAGGGCGGCGCGAAACTCAGCGGCGGCGCGGCACCGATGGCGGTGGTCATCGCGCGCATCGGCGACTCTGCGGTCGCCCACATCTGCGGCCCCCGCGTCCATGCTTAA
- a CDS encoding ABC transporter ATP-binding protein, which translates to MSTETTQTAQTQPTTDEDLLIDFQNVSFVRGGKTLVGPVDWQVELDERWVVVGPNGAGKTTLIRMASAQEFPSSGVAFVLGEQLGKTDMRDLRAAIGITSSAIAQRVPDDEKVGDLVVSAGYAIMGRWREEYEGMDYEQALEVLEQVGAMHLIDRTWGTLSDGERKRVLVARAVMTNPELLILDEPAAGMDLGGREDLIGYLGELALDPDAPAIVMITHHLEEIPYGFTHAMLLDEGSVVAQGLIEDVLTSENVSKAYHQPIEVTYDDGRYFARRARKGRGGAHRA; encoded by the coding sequence GTGAGTACGGAAACGACGCAAACAGCTCAGACGCAACCCACCACGGATGAGGATCTGCTCATCGACTTCCAGAACGTCTCCTTCGTCCGCGGAGGAAAGACGCTCGTGGGACCGGTGGATTGGCAGGTCGAGCTGGATGAGCGCTGGGTGGTCGTCGGCCCGAACGGCGCAGGCAAAACCACGCTGATCCGAATGGCATCGGCGCAGGAGTTTCCGTCCTCGGGCGTGGCCTTTGTGCTCGGGGAGCAGCTGGGCAAGACCGACATGCGCGATCTGCGTGCGGCGATCGGCATCACCTCGTCCGCCATCGCCCAGCGTGTTCCTGACGACGAGAAGGTCGGCGACTTAGTGGTCTCCGCCGGCTACGCGATCATGGGCCGCTGGCGCGAAGAGTACGAAGGCATGGACTACGAACAGGCGCTTGAGGTGCTCGAGCAGGTCGGTGCGATGCACCTGATCGACCGGACGTGGGGGACGCTTTCGGACGGCGAGCGTAAGCGCGTCCTGGTCGCGCGCGCAGTGATGACCAACCCGGAGCTTCTGATCCTGGACGAGCCGGCGGCCGGCATGGACTTGGGCGGGCGCGAAGACCTTATCGGCTACCTCGGCGAGCTCGCGCTCGACCCGGACGCGCCGGCGATTGTGATGATCACCCACCACCTCGAGGAAATTCCGTACGGCTTCACCCACGCCATGCTTCTCGACGAAGGGTCGGTGGTCGCCCAAGGCTTAATCGAGGACGTTCTCACCTCCGAGAATGTCTCGAAGGCGTACCACCAGCCGATCGAGGTGACGTACGACGATGGCCGCTACTTCGCGCGCCGGGCGCGCAAAGGCCGCGGGGGCGCGCACCGCGCTTAA
- a CDS encoding maltotransferase domain-containing protein, translating into MVARFGIDDVRPQVSGRTLPAKAVVGEVVPVSALVWREGHDAVGATLQLTAPSGEQYSVPMEQEVYRPDYVHAIFVPDEQGLWRFRVDAWSDVMATWRNAVSKKLLAGQTEAEMANDLAHGILLFDKAAEQAARTEREVLERARKVLADGTLDLHTRVEAGLTDEVLEALEAFPLRELISHGPICDILVERREALVNSWYELFPRSTGGVDEAGNPVHGTWATTAAALDRVAAMGFDTVYFPPIHPIGEINRKGRNNSLTPEEHDVGSPWAIGSKDGGHDAFHPALGGEAEFLEMLDHAADLGLEIALDLALQAAPDHPWAKAHPEFFTVLADGTIAYAENPPKKYQDIYPINFDNAPETIYDEIYRVVMYWVDLGITTFRVDNPHTKPVNFWHWLISKVHETDPDVIFLAEAFTRPPRMYGLSKAGFSQSYTHFTWKTTKAELTDFAQLLIDVADVSRPNLFVNTPDILHESLQKGGPATFALRATLAATMSPLWGVYSGYELYEHEPVADGSEEYLDSEKYQLRPRDFDAALKRGESLEPYLALLNQIRRDNPALQQLRNIRFHDIANDNVIAYSKVDAVTGNAVLVVVNLDPYFTQEGTLRLDVTELGLNPGEPFEVHDMITGETYTWGTENYVRLAPQVNVAHVFRLPQVPKSRRQALAYRRISDHDYRP; encoded by the coding sequence ATGGTCGCCCGCTTCGGTATTGATGATGTCCGCCCCCAGGTTTCAGGTCGCACGCTGCCCGCGAAGGCGGTTGTGGGGGAAGTCGTTCCGGTTTCCGCGCTGGTGTGGCGCGAAGGGCACGATGCCGTCGGCGCTACGCTCCAGCTCACCGCACCGAGCGGCGAGCAGTACTCCGTACCCATGGAGCAGGAGGTTTACCGCCCCGACTACGTTCACGCCATTTTCGTGCCGGATGAGCAGGGGCTGTGGCGCTTCCGCGTCGACGCGTGGAGCGATGTCATGGCCACCTGGCGCAACGCGGTGTCCAAGAAGCTCCTCGCCGGCCAGACCGAGGCAGAAATGGCCAATGACCTCGCTCACGGCATCCTCCTGTTCGACAAAGCGGCAGAGCAGGCAGCCCGCACCGAGCGGGAGGTACTCGAGCGCGCACGCAAGGTGCTTGCCGACGGCACCTTGGACCTGCACACCCGAGTCGAAGCCGGCTTGACCGATGAGGTGCTTGAAGCGCTCGAAGCCTTCCCGCTGCGCGAGCTGATCTCCCACGGCCCGATCTGCGACATCCTGGTGGAGCGCCGCGAAGCTCTGGTGAACTCCTGGTACGAACTCTTCCCCCGATCCACCGGCGGCGTGGACGAGGCCGGCAACCCCGTCCACGGCACCTGGGCCACCACCGCGGCGGCACTCGATCGCGTCGCCGCGATGGGCTTTGACACCGTGTACTTCCCGCCGATCCACCCGATCGGCGAGATAAACCGCAAAGGCCGCAACAACTCGCTGACCCCGGAGGAGCACGACGTGGGTTCGCCGTGGGCGATCGGTTCCAAGGACGGCGGCCACGACGCGTTCCACCCCGCGCTTGGTGGCGAAGCAGAGTTCCTCGAAATGCTCGACCACGCGGCTGACCTGGGTCTGGAGATCGCGCTCGACCTCGCGCTGCAAGCCGCGCCCGACCACCCGTGGGCAAAAGCGCACCCGGAGTTCTTTACCGTGCTCGCGGACGGCACCATCGCCTACGCCGAGAACCCGCCGAAGAAGTACCAGGACATTTACCCGATCAACTTCGACAACGCCCCGGAGACGATCTACGACGAGATCTACCGCGTGGTCATGTACTGGGTGGATTTGGGCATCACCACCTTCCGCGTTGACAACCCGCACACCAAGCCAGTGAATTTCTGGCACTGGCTCATCTCCAAGGTTCATGAGACGGACCCGGACGTGATCTTCCTGGCCGAGGCATTCACCCGTCCTCCGCGCATGTACGGCCTGTCCAAGGCAGGATTCAGCCAGTCCTACACCCACTTCACCTGGAAGACGACGAAGGCGGAGCTCACCGACTTCGCGCAGCTGCTTATCGACGTCGCCGACGTAAGCCGCCCCAACCTCTTCGTCAACACCCCCGACATCCTCCACGAGTCCCTGCAGAAGGGCGGCCCTGCCACGTTCGCGCTGCGCGCCACCCTGGCCGCAACGATGAGCCCGCTGTGGGGCGTGTACTCCGGCTACGAGCTCTACGAGCACGAGCCGGTCGCCGACGGCTCGGAGGAGTACCTGGACAGCGAGAAGTACCAGCTGCGTCCGCGCGACTTCGACGCGGCGCTGAAGCGCGGCGAATCCCTCGAGCCCTACCTCGCGCTGCTCAACCAGATCCGCCGCGACAACCCGGCGCTACAGCAGCTGCGCAACATCCGCTTCCACGACATCGCCAACGACAATGTCATCGCCTACTCAAAGGTCGACGCGGTCACCGGCAACGCCGTGCTCGTGGTGGTGAACCTCGATCCTTACTTCACCCAGGAAGGCACGCTGCGCCTCGATGTGACCGAGCTGGGCCTCAACCCTGGCGAGCCGTTCGAGGTTCACGACATGATCACGGGCGAGACCTACACGTGGGGCACCGAGAACTACGTCCGCCTTGCGCCGCAAGTCAATGTCGCGCACGTGTTCCGGCTCCCACAGGTGCCTAAGAGCCGTCGACAAGCTCTTGCTTATCGACGAATCTCCGACCACGACTACCGCCCGTAA
- the glgB gene encoding 1,4-alpha-glucan branching protein GlgB produces MTAQEIDPQLLIPEGDRARLLECKHHAPHDFYGWHAAKSGSVIRTRLLGAEDVQLIVHNEELPMHHTGDDIWVVGLEDDRAPDYRFKVTYPFGETQIIADPYHFLPTLGSLDLHLISEGRHERLWEVLGANERSYTTALGEVSGTSFAVWAPNAQGVAVVGEFCGWNPNQYPMRTLGSTGVWEIFIPGLRAGTAYKFAVQTVHGDRIDKADPMARQTLAPPETVSIVAPSDSYEWGDEDWMARRVGLDATNAAMSVYECHIGSWKQGATYTTMKEELVPYLVENGFTHVEFLPVAEHPFGGSWGYQVTGYYAPTARWGSPDEFRELVDACHQAGIGVIVDWVPAHFPKDAWALARFDGTALYEHPDWRRGEQKDWGTYVFDFGRNEVRNFLVANALYWFEEFHLDGLRVDAVASMLYLDYSREPGEWLPNQFGGREHWDAVQFLQEMNATVHRTHPGVLTIAEESTAWPGVTAQTEVDGLGFSLKWNMGWMNDTLEYFSLDPIHRSYHHNEITFSLVYAFSEKYVLPFSHDEVVHGKGALWERMPGDDWNKAAGLRALFGYMFSHPGKQLLFMGCEWGQTTEWDEANSINWDNLAESWGHEYHRGIARLVRDLNFVYRDNPALFSQDNSPMGFQWLKGDDAAHNLLAYVRWGADGQPIMAVVNLSGASHTDYRLGMPEAGTWELLINTDQAIYGGAGNELPEAIHTEAVGWDNFEQSVQLHVPALSVQWYKLVR; encoded by the coding sequence ATGACTGCCCAGGAGATCGACCCGCAGCTGCTCATCCCGGAAGGTGACCGCGCGCGCCTGCTCGAATGCAAGCACCACGCCCCGCACGATTTTTACGGCTGGCACGCGGCCAAGAGCGGCTCGGTGATTCGCACCCGTCTCCTCGGCGCGGAGGACGTGCAGCTGATCGTGCACAACGAGGAGCTGCCGATGCATCATACCGGCGACGACATCTGGGTCGTGGGCCTGGAAGATGACCGTGCGCCGGACTACCGTTTCAAGGTCACTTACCCGTTCGGCGAAACGCAGATCATAGCCGACCCGTACCACTTCCTGCCCACGCTCGGCTCGCTTGACCTGCACCTCATCTCCGAGGGCCGCCACGAGCGGCTGTGGGAGGTGCTCGGCGCGAACGAGCGCAGCTACACCACCGCGCTCGGCGAGGTCTCCGGCACCTCCTTTGCGGTGTGGGCACCGAACGCGCAAGGCGTGGCGGTTGTCGGCGAGTTCTGCGGCTGGAACCCGAACCAGTACCCGATGCGCACGCTCGGCTCCACCGGCGTGTGGGAGATCTTCATCCCGGGCTTGCGCGCGGGTACGGCGTACAAATTCGCCGTGCAGACCGTTCACGGCGACCGCATCGACAAGGCCGACCCGATGGCGCGCCAGACCCTGGCCCCGCCGGAGACGGTTTCCATCGTCGCGCCGAGCGACTCCTACGAGTGGGGCGACGAGGACTGGATGGCCCGCCGCGTCGGGCTGGACGCCACCAACGCGGCGATGAGCGTCTACGAGTGCCACATTGGCTCCTGGAAGCAGGGCGCGACCTACACCACCATGAAGGAAGAACTGGTCCCCTACCTGGTAGAGAACGGCTTCACACACGTGGAGTTTTTGCCGGTGGCCGAGCACCCCTTCGGCGGCTCCTGGGGCTACCAGGTCACCGGCTACTACGCGCCGACCGCGCGCTGGGGCAGCCCGGACGAGTTCCGCGAATTAGTTGACGCCTGCCACCAAGCCGGCATCGGCGTGATCGTGGACTGGGTCCCCGCGCACTTCCCGAAGGATGCCTGGGCGCTCGCCCGCTTCGACGGCACCGCGCTCTACGAGCACCCGGACTGGCGCCGCGGCGAGCAAAAGGACTGGGGCACCTACGTCTTCGACTTCGGCCGCAACGAGGTGCGCAACTTCCTCGTTGCCAACGCCCTGTACTGGTTCGAGGAGTTCCACCTCGACGGCCTGCGCGTCGATGCTGTGGCCTCCATGCTCTACCTCGACTACTCCCGCGAACCCGGCGAGTGGCTGCCCAACCAGTTCGGCGGCCGTGAGCACTGGGACGCGGTGCAGTTCCTCCAGGAGATGAACGCCACGGTGCACCGCACGCACCCGGGTGTGCTCACCATCGCCGAGGAATCCACTGCCTGGCCGGGCGTGACCGCCCAGACCGAAGTCGATGGCCTGGGCTTCTCGCTGAAGTGGAACATGGGCTGGATGAACGACACCCTCGAGTACTTCTCGCTCGACCCGATTCACCGCTCCTACCACCACAACGAGATCACGTTCTCCCTGGTCTACGCCTTCTCAGAGAAGTACGTCCTGCCGTTCAGCCACGATGAAGTGGTCCACGGCAAGGGGGCGCTCTGGGAGCGCATGCCCGGCGACGATTGGAACAAGGCCGCTGGCCTGCGCGCCCTGTTCGGCTACATGTTCTCCCACCCCGGCAAGCAGCTGCTGTTCATGGGCTGCGAATGGGGCCAAACCACCGAGTGGGACGAAGCGAACTCCATCAACTGGGACAACCTCGCGGAAAGCTGGGGCCACGAGTACCACCGCGGCATCGCCCGCCTCGTGCGCGACCTGAACTTTGTCTACCGCGACAACCCCGCGCTGTTCAGCCAGGACAATTCGCCGATGGGCTTCCAGTGGCTCAAGGGCGACGACGCCGCCCACAACCTCCTCGCCTACGTGCGCTGGGGCGCAGACGGCCAGCCGATCATGGCCGTGGTCAACCTCTCCGGCGCCTCGCATACGGATTACCGCCTGGGCATGCCGGAGGCAGGTACCTGGGAGCTGCTGATCAACACCGACCAGGCCATCTACGGCGGCGCCGGAAACGAGCTACCGGAAGCAATCCACACCGAGGCGGTCGGCTGGGACAACTTCGAGCAGTCGGTTCAGCTCCACGTCCCCGCGCTTAGCGTCCAGTGGTACAAGCTGGTTCGTTAA
- a CDS encoding cysteine desulfurase family protein, translated as MTYLDYAATSPMRQCAIDAWREHAGALNPGSQYASGRKANAVLQEAREQIAELLGADPVEVVFTGSGTEANNIGVRGLYAASRARAGDAAPNRVVASTIEHPAVLESVRALEAAGADVAWLSAGRDGHVTDLTPLDAPAAVATLMWANNESGAIQPVQDAAKRAAAHSTPLHVDAVQVVGKLSVDFHALGATTLAASAHKFGGPRGTGILLAKRSPAPQPVIAGGGQERGIRSGTVDVASAAATAAALAEATEDMERERARIAMLRDDFANRVLREIPDAVLTTQEPALPGHAHFLFPGANADAMIMLLDSRGIEVSTGSACAAGVTRFSHVVEAMGYTEAEGGGALRVTLGEGTVQGDVDKLLLELPEVVRCARDVGLL; from the coding sequence ATGACCTACCTCGACTACGCGGCGACGAGTCCGATGCGCCAGTGCGCGATCGACGCTTGGCGCGAGCACGCGGGCGCGCTCAACCCCGGCAGCCAATACGCCTCCGGGCGCAAGGCGAACGCGGTGCTCCAAGAGGCCCGCGAGCAGATCGCTGAGCTGCTCGGCGCGGACCCGGTCGAGGTTGTCTTCACCGGCTCGGGCACCGAGGCGAACAACATTGGGGTGCGCGGGCTCTACGCCGCCAGCCGAGCGCGCGCCGGCGACGCTGCACCAAACCGCGTGGTCGCGAGCACCATCGAGCACCCCGCAGTGCTCGAGTCGGTGCGTGCGCTCGAAGCCGCAGGCGCCGACGTCGCGTGGCTATCGGCAGGCCGAGACGGTCACGTCACCGACCTCACCCCGCTAGACGCCCCGGCGGCGGTGGCGACCCTGATGTGGGCGAATAACGAATCCGGCGCGATCCAGCCGGTACAAGATGCGGCCAAACGCGCCGCCGCCCACTCCACGCCGCTGCACGTCGACGCAGTCCAGGTGGTTGGCAAGCTCTCCGTGGACTTTCACGCCCTCGGTGCCACGACGCTCGCGGCCAGCGCCCACAAGTTCGGTGGCCCGCGCGGCACGGGCATCCTCCTGGCCAAGCGCTCTCCTGCACCGCAGCCGGTCATCGCCGGCGGGGGACAGGAGCGCGGCATCCGCTCCGGCACGGTCGATGTCGCCTCCGCCGCAGCCACCGCGGCAGCGCTCGCAGAAGCCACCGAAGACATGGAGCGGGAACGCGCCAGAATCGCAATGCTTCGCGACGACTTCGCCAACCGCGTTCTCCGCGAGATCCCTGACGCGGTCCTGACCACGCAGGAGCCCGCGCTCCCAGGCCACGCGCACTTCCTATTCCCAGGCGCGAATGCGGACGCGATGATCATGTTGTTGGATTCGCGCGGGATCGAAGTCTCCACCGGTTCCGCGTGTGCCGCAGGTGTGACGCGTTTTAGTCACGTTGTCGAGGCGATGGGCTACACCGAAGCCGAAGGTGGCGGTGCCCTTCGCGTCACGCTGGGGGAGGGGACGGTACAAGGGGACGTCGATAAGCTCTTGCTCGAACTTCCCGAGGT
- a CDS encoding NUDIX hydrolase, whose protein sequence is MERAKKRRTGAVSTDAGDTIDVTETSGFGGARLSATVILMRDRAEGFEVWVQERVLSMPNFPGITVFPGGGVDTRDFPGRSWDDGELWTGRSAISLARQLGLTKYKAHAVMFAAVRELFEETGIFLAVDHSGNLLEDASIFHEHRNALEEHTISLTDVLQHNDLQVDGDLLTPYARWIGKSERGNWFDTFSFLAVNPEGQEPDGNTGEADDANWFPPQLLVDGWRAGLVRFAPSTWMHLLELAKFESVAEVLAAKQNATITPIVDEQHLHHAGMQEFLHRAPKDRIGRRIEL, encoded by the coding sequence ATGGAAAGGGCGAAAAAGCGCCGAACCGGTGCGGTGTCCACGGATGCCGGTGACACCATCGACGTCACCGAAACCAGCGGATTCGGAGGCGCGCGCCTGTCCGCCACGGTGATCCTGATGCGCGACCGCGCCGAAGGGTTCGAAGTTTGGGTTCAAGAACGCGTGCTGAGCATGCCGAATTTCCCAGGCATCACGGTGTTTCCCGGCGGTGGCGTAGATACCCGCGACTTTCCGGGGCGCTCCTGGGACGACGGGGAGTTGTGGACTGGACGCTCTGCGATCTCGCTTGCCCGTCAGCTCGGCCTGACCAAGTACAAGGCGCACGCGGTGATGTTCGCAGCTGTGCGCGAGCTCTTTGAGGAAACGGGTATCTTCCTCGCGGTCGACCACTCCGGCAACCTGCTCGAGGACGCGAGCATTTTCCACGAGCACCGCAACGCGCTCGAGGAGCACACCATCTCGCTTACCGACGTGCTGCAGCACAACGACCTACAGGTCGACGGCGACCTACTCACCCCTTACGCGCGCTGGATCGGCAAATCCGAACGCGGCAACTGGTTCGACACCTTTTCCTTTCTTGCCGTGAACCCGGAAGGCCAAGAGCCCGACGGCAACACAGGCGAGGCCGACGACGCGAACTGGTTCCCGCCACAATTGCTTGTCGACGGCTGGCGCGCCGGCCTCGTCCGCTTTGCCCCCTCCACCTGGATGCACCTACTCGAGCTCGCCAAGTTCGAAAGCGTTGCAGAAGTCCTTGCGGCGAAGCAGAACGCCACCATCACCCCGATCGTTGATGAGCAGCACCTCCACCACGCGGGCATGCAGGAATTCCTCCACCGCGCGCCCAAAGACCGGATCGGGCGGCGCATTGAGTTGTAG